The sequence gtgtgttagCTGTATGGTGCATGGAAGAATCACTTGCTTTACACTCTGTAAAATGTGTAGAATGCGTCGTAAACATTTCTGAACTATCTGTTTTCAGAGCATGGATATGGTTCCTGTACCAGAAAAGTCCTTTGGGAATTTTTTCGATGGAGATTGTTATGTTCTCCTGAAGGTATGTTCGCTCTGTCTGTTTATCTGCTctgtctatcgatctatctagtctgtctgtctatgtaaatCTACTTTGTGCCACATTCAATACTATAAAttgcttctttgtttttttttcctttcgacTCTATAACCAGTAAGTAGACAGACAATGTACCACTGACTCTCTTTCCAATTGGTTTACAGACCCATAAAACTGGAAATAATTTCACCTATGATATCCATTTCTGGGTTGGGAACAATTCCTCAATGGACGAGCAAGGAGCGGCCGCCATTTATACCATCCAAATGGATGACCACCTTGGGGGTGTAGCCATCCAACATCGAGAAGCTCAGGGCTACGAGAGTGACACTTTCAAAGGCTACTTCAAACAGGGTATTGTGTATGTATCATATATGGAGTGTGTTGGCCATCGCTGTGGCTGGAATGACATACGATAGGTCTAACTCTACATTTCACCCTACAAAACCATGAAAAAGTCAAGTTGAAAATAAAGCGAAGACGAAACCAAAAAATTACAATTTTCTATTAAGAATTTATTTGACACTTGAACAGATACCTGTGTTAGctcttaaataaataattagaaaaaaaaacatacaaaacaaacaaaacactgcAATAAGACATGGCGTGTTAGAAAGGACACGCAGTTTCAAATTAAGTCATTGTTCCTGGTTTTTGTTTGCTTTGCTTGCAAATCGATTATTTTGAATCTATTTTAGtctattttattctatatattattattagtctATTTTagtctgtatattattattattattattagtctatatattattattagtctttttttaaacaaaatagagCGTTTCCAGTTTAGGATTACTGAGTAACATTGATAAACATGGGCTTGTTTTATATATTCACTGTTCATGAATTGTGTTTGTGGTATTTATGCTAAGGTGGAATGCGGTACATGGTATTTCTGACACTGATTGGGGACTTGTGTTGTTTATAACCTGTTACTTTGTTTCCTTAATCTCTAGTTATAAGAGTGGTGGAGTTGCTTCTGGAATGAAACAAGTGGAAACCAACACATATAACATCAAGCGTCTTCTACACGTCAAGGGAACTAAGAATGTTTTGGCCGGAGAGGTGAGCCTAATCCGTCTCCGAATTGTTCTGTTGTAAGAGAGATCCTTCCCTATTTCTTCATGGAATCATTCTATcaatttaacatataaacattttttttaaagtttggttttgtgaatgtttattatgttcatttaaatgtttgaacATATTCGTTTACTCTGCTAAAATACTGGATGTAATTAAGAACTACGAGAGATATATAAGTAATTTAATGTTGGAGGAAAATATAACATTAGATCAGATTTCTATTTGAGTCAACAAACAGTTACCAcgcatattaattattatatcatagaatatttagatttttacttCCTAAATGGGAAAGAATTGAGCAACAAGACCACAAGGGCATGATATATACTTCATCAAAGGAACACTgtggcgttaggaatacaaacctatagTGAGCCACTATCTAAATAGATTCCCCCCCATCTCCCTAGTTtaccataaaaatatattttaaaaacgttttacttcccttttttttttgtgccgaGACTCTCCGCCTTCCACAAAGAGTCACCAAGGAGGCATCACTGCCTCCATCTGTGATCCAATGCAATGCTCCTAATTGAGAAGCATTGGGGATCTGacatgcatgcgcggcaagtgcttcTCATCCTGTGAGTTGCAATGAAACGTGTACCAGTTTTACTTGGTTAGAGcagaggaagacagtcactagagatggGTTTTACCCTGCAGTGTAGGAATTCCATTTtctaaaaaattacatttaaaaaaaaaaaaatgtaaggctAAATTTTCAGGAccaaggcaccaagaccacttcattaagatgaagcggtctgggtgactTGAGTGGTcctttgagctaaagttgttttggtgtttagagctTCCCTTTTATCGTTCCTATTAATGTAGCCGCTCAGTGACCTGTTACGTGGTTCATTTCTTTACAAGACGGCCTACCAGAGATCTAACACAGGTTCTATTTACTGTTCCAGGTTGCAGTTGAATGGAGTAGTTTTAATCGAGGAGACGTTTTTCTCCTGGACCTGGGGAAAGCGATCGTTCAGTGGAATGGACCAGAAAGCAACAAAATGGAAAGACTGAGGGTGAGTCGAAGCTTTTATTTGTGGATTGCAAGCGGGGCCGAAGGTTTCATGGTAAATGTAACCTTCATGTGCGCTAACATTCCATATTAATAATGAAATGGAAAAAGACAGAGCAAATATGGGCTTTGTAAATCTCAGGATTCGGTTTGTGATGCCTCAAGATTGGGGCAGATTGTGACGGGAGATGCTGAAAAATTACAAATTGCTTATAGTGAGATTATTAAACACACAGACATTGGGGGATTGAATGCAAAGTGTCCAATCTgagataaatgtatttaaatatgtgTACATAAGATAGATGTATAAAACCACTGGGTACAGATTTAAACAGTTATAGTTATATAATTACataggataaaaataaaaaataaaaaaacgacaaAAAGTCCTTCACATTAAACCTCTTTCCtcctgttaatccaaaagaaggttaAAATCCTAAACTGAAACAATTTCCTTTAGCGCTGTGAAAATGAAACAAGTTCATTCCCGACACCAAAGTGGCAATCAGATATCTCAACAAGTTACTAGTGCCCTGAATTTTAGGGATTATAACAATGGAATCTATTTGCCAGAAAGGATCagtctttttgtttatttaaaaaataaaaaataaaagatgtcTGGATCTGATCAAACAACATCTGTTGGCAAATAATTCCAAACCTTTATTGTTCAAACTATTAAAAAGCCCTTTCCATTCCAGTGGAAATCTCCTTTTTTCAAGTCTCAGTGGATGACCTGTCCATACTTATATGGTCCTGTTAATGAAAATTGTTACATTTCTTATTTTATCACCCTCTACGTCTCCTTTATGAAatctgtgacggaccacctggcaccccgaccgggtacctccgtcaatcgctgcttcataGTAATCCttaagtaccataagcactgcactggacaccataaccactgtgaaccccacaaaccgcagcagcttggttggggtctcgctgtcctacacccaccctggacccaagaccaggatccagcttccagtgggtagacctctcctagtacAGAGAGCAAAGTAGTttgctgctcttacaagagcaatcgttgtacaccaagggagtatagtgattatagcaatccccagagtgaatatagctctccaatcccccaaacatgagcctagacttcatgaagggtaaaacaaagcTCTTTAATGGCAGCtgcaactggccttatatgcagttgTGGCTGCATTCTCCCCcagacctgagagtagactacagtaaaaaacagacacacgattacattggctctcagatcctggacactcccatacaaaataggtcagtccctcccctgtgcctgcaCTATAataaacccaattatctccaggcacagaaacatacatttaaaaaaaaaatgcctttaaacacacaaaataccCACAAaggttatatcccctgatagccccgatctgggtgaccaacatatccaaaattcacccagatcagttcaggggttcagaaatttcctggaagtcataatttgacagaccgcatgcatggtcccatgccaaaacagttccagagaatcagggtttGCGATTGGTctagttctgtagtttaaaaacgaacaaagtaccgaacagagtcaatagtcttaccctggggCTTGTTttccttgttcgtgggaacattTTCACAgaacagtgtcttcctaagtgCTATAAAACCGAACCTAGGCAATTATGAAAGTCCAGAAactcgggagtttcagtgtccgaaaatagttccatgaactcgacgaccaaacaccgctgcctgttttcatgcgaacaagatggacgccacctcgtggtcatccataggaaatgcggccacccagacaaacacttagaacactgcggtggaaattgctacaaagtagcaattaggcttaacaagtctccggttcatgcggctgttcgattcccgaaccaaatataaaatcccacgaaccaaTTCTGGTCACATAGTTTTtcaaagggcccatagtcttttggtgagacgctggccagcaggcccctccaaaaacacaTGACGAGGCTCAGTTTGTCACACCCTCTTTAAATTaaatctatgtaactatgtttctagacagtaaaataaaataatgttcaaGGATATAAGTAAAACAGGTTACAACTAAGCTGTTAACTCTCTTGTAATGGAAGTGTTTCTGCAGCTCTGTCACACTAGAATCAGGCAAATTCACACTAGAATTAACAGATTTGTTAATTTTGTAGACATTCCAGGCTTCTCAAGCTCCACAATGTCAAGTAGCTGCTATTACATATGAAAGACTATAATTCTTTGTCTATCCTCAACTAAGTATTTATCACATATTATCTATCacatacgttttttgtttttttttacaataaagtgTAAGAAAATGGGAAATTTTATTTCACACACTTTAATGGCCTTAGAAAattcaaaaatatacattttgtgcTGTAATGGACTACGCTTACAATATGGCTGCAATTCATGATCTAAATAGGATAGTACTTTTGTCTCTGCCTCACGTTTTAATAGGTTACTAAGATGTGTCTTTTTATTCCCCGCAGGGTATGAATCTGGCCAAGGATATACGTGACCGTGAACGTGGTGGGCGTGCGCAGGTGTATGTGGTGGAAGGAGACAACGAGGCAGCTACCCCACAGCTCGTGGAGCTTCTATACAAAGTGCTGGGAGAGCGGAGGGGAGAAATCAAGCAATCCATTGCAGATGACGTGGTGGATAATATTGCCAAAACCGCTATTAAGCTCTATCAGTAAGCAGATACAATACCTTGGATCGATCACCtaaataacacacacaaaaaaataaatcattatacGTATCTTCTTGTGTTAAAAAGTCAGTAATGGGGACCAGTTGCAGCCCAAATTTGTTGACCTATGTTTCTTAGTATCCTTTTTTGAGGTTCCTAAGCACATTACCAACAGATTTAGAAAAGTTTTTTGATAATGATTATTTTGTCATTACTTTTGTAAGCCGATCCAAAAGTCAGCTTAAAATTTTGGGAATAGACACCCTTCATGTAATTTACTGCAGGATTAAAAAGTACCAGTAACACACTTTCAGTATAATCTCCTGGTTGTTGAAGATCTATAAAGGGGTCTTCGTGCCACTGCCACATACACACCCATGTGTAGAAATATGGTGGACTGATGGGGGAAGTTCCAATGTCCCTTGTGCTGGCAAAACTCCTTTAAAACACCTTAAACCTCTCTTAAACAGACAGATCTATATGTGCAAGACTGTGATcgcaatgtatatttaaataaaaatagtatgCCCTGATTATCTCCTGCAGCTCATAGGAGCCAAGCTCTAGATATTAAATTCTAGTAATTAGTTGttcctcattatttttttttctttcacacaCTTTGTAGAGTTTCAGATTCAAGTGGCAATCTTATGGTGCAAGAAGTGGCAACCCAACCCTTGACCCAGGATTTATTGAACCAAGATGTAAGTAAAGGGGCAATAACAATACACGGGGCGGACTCGGATTCTCATAATTACTAATAGAATATCAGGGCAATGCAGCTAAATTTACAGGGTCATATCTTTTAGCTTTACCTTTCCTATTGCTAACCCACAAGTAGCCCCAATGGATAACAGATCTTTGCATGGTGGCCCATTTACTACCATACCTGGATTATAATGACTGTGGTACGCATTCACCTGCCTGCATTTATGGGATTGGAGTTACCTTTAATTCTTCAAGTTCAATTtctttagagtgtaagctcacaGATGTGCTACATTTAAAGTGCTACATTTAAAGCTCACAGATGTGCTACATTTAATGTGCTACATTTAAAGGTTTATAAATACTTagttcttttcatttattttgcacaaGTGTGTCTAATTATCTGTCTGTAAGCCCTAGCTATTGTTTATCCACCTGTTGTACAGTGCAGgaaaatatacaacatataaaGAGTCTGTTAGGTCTTCTGTGATTGTTGACctctctgaattttttttcttatatccaATCTCTGCAGGACTGCTACATACTAGACCAGTCAGGCATCAAGATCTTTGTATGGAAGGGAAAGAATGCCTCAAAGGAAGAGAGGCAGCAAGCCATGACCCGTGCCTTGGTAAATGAGaaatatatctatctctctctaaaGATAAAATCATGGTGAAAGGAATACTGATTGACTGATGTCTCAAAGTACTCTGTTACTTGGTGTTCTGCAATTTATTCTGTATACCGACAGGAAATGTTCCTGGTTATTTTGAGGAACTAATTCTGTAACCTTCCTGTTTTACCAACAGAATTTTATCAGAGCCAAGAACTACCCTGCGTCCACCAACGTCGAGGTACAAAATGATGGAGCTGAGTCAGCTGTGTTCAAACAACTCTTTCAGAAATGGACCACAAAGGATCAGACTGTAGGACTGGGGAAGACTAGCACTGTTGGTAAagtgggtaagtaaaaaaaaaaaaagttcccccgcaacattttttaaagggaacttatgggaaaaaaaactttaactTATTGTAAAAGAGCTTAAAATGCCATCTATACTTTGTGTTAGcaattttgctagcaaatgtatagattttgagaaaaacctatttaaaaatagttttttttctcccATCTGTCTATAATATTCTCAGCAGACACTGACTACCAAGGAATTGAGGAACAGGGAGAGCAGAAGAGATCTCTTCCCTCTGCTCTCCATCCATTGCAACCATAGAATGTTGGAATCACTCAGCACTTTTAACACAGAATAGCACCTGCCATGAGAAATCTCTTCTGGAGTATTTACATTTTCATCTTCCCAACATTTCTGTAAAGgatgaagaaataataaaaaaaataataataatttggaataCATGTACAGAATTTTACTTTTGTAGGTGTGGCCGACCAGCAACCCAAAATAAAATGTGATGTTCTATCAAAAAATTCAAGTAAATGTTCATAACTTTCCTTCTTTTTaaaagtagaattttttttatcctACATTTAGTCGTTGTCTTTATCTCATATTTCAAATAAATGctatactattttatttatttatttttaacaaaagaAAATGTGTTATGAAAGTGTTCGTTACGCCTTAATCTTTTTTTATTGCTTCCATTTAGCCAAAGTAGAACAAGTGAAGTTTGATGCCAGCAGTATGCACGCCCAGCCACAGGTAGCTGCACAACAGAAAATGGTGGACGATGGATCCGGTGAAGCAGAAGTGAGTCAATAATGAATGTGTCCATGCTATTTGGGTCTTATACGTTACAACTCCCTGATCTCAGAAGCCCAGATACTATTTAGAAAGCAACAATATTTTATAATcagcatttttatgttttgttgagTTTCTGACTAAATTTATCTGACGTGATTCAGCCTCTGTTCTAAATTCCAAACTCATTAGATATTAATTTTTTCAAATCTTACGTGCCCTTTGCATTGTAAATAGACATCAAATGGAACTCACCAGCACTTCATATACTTTCCACTGAGAACTTCCATTGAATTGAGCAGATCTGCTAAACGTTCCACTGAAATCAGGAGCACTAGGTTGACTTTCTGTTGAGTCCAGAGGCTTAATTCCAAAGTTAAACTGATAGGAGAGCATTTTTCCATGATATAAAAGTAgctattaatttaaatttttggGATCCCAATTACCTAAAGCATTCATGTTAgcataatagaaaataaaataaataataaagatttaaaaagaacaaataaaacatGGATACTTACTCTGATGCAATAAACAGATCAATAAGAAAAAGCACAAACTAACAAAGTAAACTGCAAAGGTCtaaggtgaaaaaataaatacaatgcagtgtaaaaatgtgtgttctgTTTGGTTACAATagatttattttacataaaaacaagctttttccccaattctgattgttatattattatttttttgtttctttgtttagaATAATAACACTGCACTCTGATTACACAACTCATAGATAAATAATTCCATGCAAATACACTTTTTGAAGGTTCCCCTGTTGTAATTAAATAGTGACGCTGGCTTTTAGAAACTGGTCAGGGTTAATTGAGCTAATACATATTGAGAATATTGCTAGCTGTCATTACACGTGATATGCTTTGATTTTCTCTGTTTACAGGTCTGGAGAATAGAGAATTTGGAGCTGGCTCCTGTAGAAAGGCAATGGATTGGACATTTCTATGGAGGAGACTGTTACCTGATTCTTTACAAATATCTTGTCAATAACAAGTATCACTACATTATCTATGTATGGCAGGTAAGACAAACAAAGTAAATGATAAAAGGGTAAAAGTACAGATGTAAaatgacagagggaggagggTGTTGATAGTATTTAGTAGCAGataagaaatatatggcatagtACAGATGGAGTTGTCTTGTAGCAATGGTTTAATGGAAAGGTCTTAAACAAAACAACATAGTGTCATTGTTTATGGCAGATGACTTGAGGGTAGAGGTTTATAGCATGTGGCATATGCAAGACGTCTTAGTGGGTTGTCCCTAAAATAAAGAAGTTGGCTCAATGGAGATGGCATGGCTGAGATGGAATAGTGAGATTGGTGTCAGGGAGAAACTTAGGAGACAGGGATTGGTTGAGATTACTTATAGCAGTTTTTTGAGCCAGGAAGGTATAGTTGAGGCGGAATTGGCTTACAGGTTCATCTCTATAAGATATCTCCTGTGATGACCACGTCTagacttgcttttttttttttccaacagggTCGGCATGCAAGTCAGGATGAGATAGCTGCATCAGCCTATCAGGCAGTGGCCCTGGATCAACAATATGGTGGGGAACCAGTCCAGGTCCGAGTACAAATGGGGAAGGAACCTTCACACCTGATGGCCATATTCAGGGGCAAAATGGTGGTGTATGAGGTGAGGTCTACAAAATCAAAGCTTTTACAATGCTGAAAACAGATGTTTTAACGGATTTTAAGGAATCTGTTGTGTGATTAAAGAATTGAAGGTGCACCCTAAACACTATAACCACAGCAGCTCGTTGTAATGATTATGGTGCAATGGAAAATGCAGCTTCCCACTTTTTTTATGTAAAACCATTCTGAGCCATTTTGACAAAAACTGGAACCCTTTAGGGCACTTATAGCCCACCCCTATACAGctgcataaattatatattcatattatcTGTATGAATACGTCCAACCTTTATAGGCTGTGAGCGCTGGGCCATATTAACAGGAGTTTCTGGAACTTGTAGTTATCAGCTTCCTTGTCTGGCAAGGAAGCGCGTCCACCAAGAAAAGGGGCATGTCCATTTGACAAAGGGGTGGTGACATGCAAAGTGACTGATAGCCTGCCCCCTCAAGCAGACCATGCACATAACGCTGCTGGGGATGGAATATCCATTCTATATAATATGTAATAGTTTTGCTTTATTTAagagctttattttattttaaggatCTTATTTCTGGTAGCAACATTGTTACTATAGgactccaaatactttccttagCATGGTAAGAACCAATGATTTTTAAAATCAATACATAGGGCCAGTGctataaaactatttttatttttttttacaaaaccaaaaaTTAATTCAGATTGCTCAACTGCTTTCCCCAGTATTGGTCTttatacaaacagcccacaaaaAATGTGAACCAGTAGAATGCAAAAACTATGTATTTTCAATACTTCCTGTTAGAAGTAGAGTATTATGGCACTTACAGTCCAGGAAAGTGTGAAAGGGAAAGATTGTACAACCCTGAATTAGatactttattttaaattaagtttATATTTGTATCTCCTAGGGTGGCACCTCTCGTGTGGATTCGACAGAGATCCCTCCTGAAATCAGGTTGTTCCATGTATATGGAACTAATGAATACAACACCAAGGCATTTGAGGTTCCAGTTCGTGCCTCTGCTCTCAATTCTAATGATGTTTTTGTGCTGAAGACAAAAGGGACATGCTACCTGTGGTGTGGAAAGGTAATATGCGGCATCTGCCAAACGATGGCCCTTAAATAGACTTAAAGAACAACGCAGAATCAGCAAATCTAACATGTGTTTAATATCTAAcaagtgtgtatatttatttaaattcgccatgcagcaaaacaaaatatgtttattcactaaacacagaattttAAGTAGTGATTTTGTGAAAATTATCCAACTCTGTAATAGTTACAGCTTGGCTTTTCACCAATATTTTCACCATTTCTACTTCCCCGCAGGGTTGCAATGGAGATGAGCGCGTTATGGCTAAATCTGTGGCTGATATTATCTCCAAAGGAGAGAAGGTGGTAGTGGCTGAGGGGCAGGAGCCAGCCGAATTCTGGCTTGCTCTTGGAGGGAAAAGTCAGTATGCCACCATCCTCAATAAGTAAGTATCGTTAAAACTTCTCTATGCCACAAGACGACAAGCCAcctaaatacatacaaatacatgtttgtgttcctgaccctatagtgtttctttaataagaAAAGGTGAGTCAATCTGGGTTAGTTTACAGATATTTGTTCTTCATTTATGGGATTATACAATATGAAGGTGTTTTCAATTCAGCTATTTAGGATTATACATTGAAATGACCTTTCAATTCCCAGAAATTCACTCATTAATGAAGATTAGCAATATTAATACTATGTAATCATCAACCTATGTTCTAACCTGTCCCTCTTCTGCCTGCAGACAGCAAGAACAAGTTGTTGAAATCGTCCCTCGTTTGTTTGAATGTTCCAATAAAACCGGAACATTCCGAGCAACGGAAGTAACTGATTTCACCCAAGACGACCTGGCAGAGGATGATATCTTCTTACTGGATACTTGGGATCAGGTAAAAAAGGAAGGAACAGGACAGGAGAAGTCTGGTTCTAGAACAGAAGTTATAGCAATTTAACATACATGACATGTTCCACAGCCACGTGTAATTAACATGAATGAATTCCTCTTCTGAATTCCTTGTCTGAATGGACAAAACTCTGTGAAAATGACGGAAGTC is a genomic window of Pelobates fuscus isolate aPelFus1 chromosome 8, aPelFus1.pri, whole genome shotgun sequence containing:
- the VIL1 gene encoding villin-1; amino-acid sequence: MPELTEKVTKTLNKTTPGLQIWRIESMDMVPVPEKSFGNFFDGDCYVLLKTHKTGNNFTYDIHFWVGNNSSMDEQGAAAIYTIQMDDHLGGVAIQHREAQGYESDTFKGYFKQGIVYKSGGVASGMKQVETNTYNIKRLLHVKGTKNVLAGEVAVEWSSFNRGDVFLLDLGKAIVQWNGPESNKMERLRGMNLAKDIRDRERGGRAQVYVVEGDNEAATPQLVELLYKVLGERRGEIKQSIADDVVDNIAKTAIKLYQVSDSSGNLMVQEVATQPLTQDLLNQDDCYILDQSGIKIFVWKGKNASKEERQQAMTRALNFIRAKNYPASTNVEVQNDGAESAVFKQLFQKWTTKDQTVGLGKTSTVGKVAKVEQVKFDASSMHAQPQVAAQQKMVDDGSGEAEVWRIENLELAPVERQWIGHFYGGDCYLILYKYLVNNKYHYIIYVWQGRHASQDEIAASAYQAVALDQQYGGEPVQVRVQMGKEPSHLMAIFRGKMVVYEGGTSRVDSTEIPPEIRLFHVYGTNEYNTKAFEVPVRASALNSNDVFVLKTKGTCYLWCGKGCNGDERVMAKSVADIISKGEKVVVAEGQEPAEFWLALGGKSQYATILNKQQEQVVEIVPRLFECSNKTGTFRATEVTDFTQDDLAEDDIFLLDTWDQVFFWVGKDANDTEKSEAAITAQEYLKTHPGSRDINTPIIIVKQGFEPPTFTGWFLAWDPFKWENSKSYETLKAELGDINNIEGITFELNNTGLDSFTSQTKFVTPGFQTFPADALLNKTTDDLPPGVDPSRKEEYLSTEDFSSIFGMSRMDFQSLPEWKKQTIKKAKGLF